TAGTAAATATAAAAATTTAATAGCTAATGCTCTAAAATTAATTACTTCAAAAAAATACAACATTAAATTTTTAATTGCCTCTGAATCAGAAGAAGCTTTAACATTAGACAACTCTAAAAAAAGGCACAATAAAAATTCTGTATTGGTAAATGATGAAATGTCAACCATGCTAAATCCAAAATATACTTTTGATTCCTTCGTTATAGGTAATAGTAATAGATTCGCTCATGCAGCTTCACTTGCTGTAGCTGAATCACCTTCAAAAGCATATAATCCTTTGTTCATATACGGAGGCGTAGGATTAGGCAAAACTCATTTAATGCACGCTATAGGACATTACATACTAAACAATAATAGCAAATCTAAAGTAGTATACGTTTCATCTGAAAAGTTTACAAATGAACTTATAAATTCAATAAAAGATGATAAAAATGTAGAGTTTAGAAACAAATATAGAAATATAGATGTACTATTAATAGATGATATACAATTTATAGCAGGTAAGGAAAGAACCCAAGAAGAATTTTTTCATACCTTCAATGCACTATACGAAGCTAATAAACAAATAATTTTATCTAGTGATAGACCACCAAAAGAAATACCTACATTAGAAGATAGACTTAGATCTAGATTTGAATGGGGACTTATAGCAGATATTCAACCACCAGACTTTGAAACTAGAATGGCTATATTAAAAAAGAAGGCAGATGTTGAAAATTTAAATATTCCTAATGAAGTAATGGTGTATATAGCTACCCAAATTAAATCTAACATTAGAGAACTTGAAGGTGCTCTAATAAGGATAGTTGCTTTCTCCTCACTTACAAATAAAGAAATAAGTATAGATTTGGCGGTAGAGGCATTAAAAGATATAATTTCAAGCAAACAATCAAAACAAGTTACCATAGACTTAATACAGGACGTAGTTGCAAACTATTATAACTTAAAAGTAGATGATTTAAAATCTGCAAGAAGAACAAGAAATATAGCTTTTCCAAGACAGATAGCTATGTACTTGTGCAGAAAACTTACAGATATGTCTTTGCCAAAAATAGGAGAAGAATTTGGTGGAAGAGATCATACTACAGTAATACATGCCTATGAAAAAATATCAACTAATTTAAAACAGGATGAAAGTCTTCAAAATGCTATAGGCGATTTAACAAAACGACTAAATCAAAATTAATTATCAACAACTGTTAATATTATTTAGTAATAACACTGTGCATTAAAAATATTAATATATTTTTTTCTAATTATGTGGATAACGTCAATTTTTATCAATTACTTATCCACAATTATTTTTCGCATTTTTTTATTCAGTACCAACGCATTCAAAGGTTATCAACATAATCACAGCCCCTACTACTATTATTACTAAATTTAATTAATTATCTATATTCTATATATCTTTCTACAATGTGAATAAAGGAGGACATTAAATGAATTTTATATGTACAAAAACAGAATTACAAGAAGCTATTTCAATAGCACAAAAAGCTATTACAGGAAAATCCAGTATGCCAATATTAAATGGTCTACTTATTACAACTTATAAAAATCAAATTAAATTAACTGGATCAGATATAGACCTCAGTATAGAAACAAAAATAAATGCAGAGATAAATGAAGAAGGTTCTGTAGTAGTTGATTCTAGAATATTTGGAGAAATTATAAGAAAATTACCTAATGACAATATAAATATTTCTACTACAGAAAATAATTCAATAGAAATAATATGTCAAAAATCTAAATTCAATCTAATTCATATGAATGCAGAAGATTTTCCTGAAATACCTAATATAAATGAAAATATTATTTTTTTAATACCTCAAAAAATATTAAAAGATATGATAAAAAGTACTATTTTCGCTGCAGCTCAAGATGAAACAAGACCTATTCTTACAGGCATTTTATTTGAAATCAAGGACAAAAAATTGAATTTAGTAGCATTAGACGGATATAGATTAGCTTTAAAATCAGAATATCTTAATACAGAAAACGTAATAAATGCTGTAATTCCAGAAAAAACTTTAAGTGAAGTTTCTAAAATCTTAGAAGATAATGATAAAAATGTAAATATAACTTTTACACCTAATCACATACTTTTCAATTTAGATAATACTAAAATTATATCTAGATTACTGGAAGGTGAATTTATAAAATATAATTCTATAATTCCAGATGAATTTAATTTGCAAGTAACAGCTAAAAGAGAAGAACTTTTAAGTTGTATAGAAAGAGCTTCTCTAATGGCTAAAGACAGTAATACCAATTTAATAAAGTTAGAAATAGAAGAAAACAACATGATAATAACTTCAAATTCTCAATTGGGAATGGTCAGAGAGGAATTAAATATATTATTGCAAGGAGATACATTAAAAATTGCATTTAATTCAAAATACTTAATAGATGTCTTGAAAATAATGGATGAAGAAGAAATCATTATGAAATTCTCTAGCAGCGTAAGTCCATGTGTAATCAAAAATAAAGATAAAGACAATTGTACTTATTTAGTGCTTCCAGTAAGGCTTCTAAACAATTAAAAATAAAAAAATTGGAGATAATAGAAAATGAATGAAATTAAGATTAGTACAGATATAATAAAATTAGATTCTTTTCTAAAGTGGTGTGGGGCTGTTTCACAAGGTTCTGAAGCTAAAATATTTATAAAAAATGGAATGGTAAAGGTAAATGGAGAAGTTGAAGTAAGGAGAGGAAGAAAACTTTCAAAAGGATTTACAGTTGAATTTCAAGAAAAAACTTATAAAATTATATAGATGCAATTAAAAATTTATTATTAAATGTGTATTATATATTGTGATATAATTATAAATAGGTGTTTTTATATGTATATCAAGTATTTAAAACTTATTAATTTTAGAAACTATAAGGAACTAGAAGTAGAATTTGATAAAAATTTAAATGTATTTATAGGAGATAATGCACAAGGAAAAACAAATATATTAGAGAGTATATACTATTGCAGTATAGGCAAATCACCAAGAACAAATAAGGATAAGGAATTAATAAATTGGGATGGAAAATATGCTTATATAAAAGCTGGGGTATATAGTTCGTCACACAACTTAAACGATAAAAAAATAGAGATAAAGATATTCAAAGAAGGTAAAAAGGGAATAAATATAAATTCTATAAGAGTAAATAAATTATCTGAACTTATGGGAATTTTTAATGTAGTAATGTTTTCTCCAGAAGATTTAAAAATAATAAAAGAATCTCCTTCTTTCAGAAGAAAATTTTTAGATATAGAACTGTGTAAATTCAGTAAAAGATATTATTATAACTTAGTTCAATATAACAAGGTTCTAAGTGAAAGAAATTTATTACTTAGAAAACGGAGTAGTAGTGATAGAGATATTCTTGATATATACGATATCCAATTGTCTAAATATGGTGCAGTTATAATAGATCTCAGAAATAAATACATAAACAAACTCAGCAAAATGGGTAAGATCATTCATGAAGATATAACTTCACAAACTGAAAAAATAGAATTTAAATATGTAACATCTATAACAGACTTAGATAATATACAAAACAGCTTGTTTAAAGTTTTGGAAACTAATAGACAAAGGGATATAGAAAAAGGTATTACCCTCTATGGTCCACATAGGGATGATTTTGTTACGAGCATAAATGGTATAAATGTAAGAAGCTTTGGTTCCCAAGGACAACAGAGGACATCAGTTCTAACTATGAAATTCGCGTCTCTTGAAATAATAAAAGAAATTACAGGAGAATATCCCGTTTTATTACTGGATGATGTTTTATCTGAACTAGATGCAAATAGACAAAAGTATATATTAAATTCTATAAATGAAATACAAACATTTATAACAGGTACAGGAATTGGCAACATTAAAAAAAATGTAAAAAAGGGAAATCAAATATTTATTGTAAAGAGTGGAAAGATGAATAGAATTTAATTTTGAAAGGAGATTGTTATGTTTTTACATTTAGGTGAAAATATAGTTGTTCCGATAAAAGATATAATTGGAATATTTGATATTGAAACTTCAACATATAATTCTGATACAACCCAATTTTTAAGAATGGCTGAAGAAGATGGATTTGTTCAAAAAATTACAAAAGATAAACCCAAATCATTCATTATTGCGGAAGTAAATAAAAAAAGTAGAATTTATTTATCACCTATATCTTCATCCACACTAGCTAAAAGGTCAGAAATTTTATGTTACGAACTCTAAAATAGGAGGATATAGGTATGATGCAAGAAAAAAAACAAACTTATGATGAAAATCAAATACAAGTATTAGAAGGTCTTGAAGCTGTTAGAAAAAGACCTGGAATGTATATTGGAAGTACTAGTTCAAGGGGGCTTCATCATTTAGTGTATGAGATAGTTGATAATAGCATAGATGAGGCACTGGCAGGATATTGCGATAAAATAAATGTAATTATACATAAAGATAATTCTATAACAGTTACGGATAATGGTAGAGGAATGCCTGTTGGAATGCACCATAAAATGAAAAAACCAACTGTAGAAGTTATAATGACTATACTGCATGCAGGAGGAAAATTTGGAGGCGGCGGATACAAAGTTTCCGGCGGACTTCATGGAGTTGGAGCATCAGTTGTAAATGCTCTATCTGAAATCTGTGAAGTTGAAGTAAAAAGGGAAAGCCATATATGGAGACAGGTATTTAAAAGAGGAAAAGTAGCAAGCGGACTTGACATAATAGGTGATAGTGAGGAGCACGGAACAAAAATTCATTTTAAACCGGATGCAGAAATATTTGATGAAATAGAATATGATTATGATACATTGGCTCAAAGGCTTAGAGAATTGGCATTTTTAAACAAGGGTATAAAAATAAGATTAGAAGATGAGAGAGATGATAAAGAAGAAATATTTCACTATGAAGGTGGAATAAAGTCATTTGTAAGTTATCTTAATAGAAATAAACAACCAATTCATAAAGAGCCTATATACGTAGAGGGTAAAAAAGATGACTACTCTGTAGAAATTGCTATTCAATATAATGATGGATATACTGAAAATATTTTTGCTTTTGCTAATAACATAGATACAGTAGAAGGTGGAACTCATTTAGCTGGATTTAAGTCAGCACTTACTAGAGTATTTAATGATTATGCAAAGAAATTTGGTATATTAAAAGAAAATGACAAAAATCTATCAGGAGAAGATATAAGGGAAGGGCTTACTGCAGTTATATCTGTAAAGCTTGTAGACCCCCAATTTGAGGGCCAGACGAAAACAAAACTAGGAAATAGTGAAGTGCGTGGTATAGTTGACAGCATAATGGGAGAGTCATTAAATAATTTTTTACAGGAAAATCCTCAAGTAGCAAAGATGATACTTGATAAATCACTTATGGCATCACGTGCTAGAGAAGCGGCAAGAAAAGCAAGAGAGCTTACAAGACGTAAATCTATACTTGAAAATACTTCTCTTCCAGGAAAATTAGCAGATTGCTCATCTAAAGATCCTTCTGAATGTGAAATATATTTAGTCGAGGGTGATTCTGCAGGTGGATCTGCAAAACAAGGTAGAGATAGAAAATTTCAAGCTATACTTCCACTGCGTGGTAAAATAATGAATGTTGAAAAACAAAGGCTTGACAAAATACTTGGCTATGAAGAAATAAGATCCATGATAACAGCATTTGGAGCAGGTATAGGAAAAGACTTTGATGTAAATAAAATAAGATACAATAAAATAATAATAATGACAGATGCAGATGTAGATGGTGCGCACATAAGAACATTATTACTTACTTTTTTCTTCAGATATATGAAGGAACTTGTTGAAAAATGTCATGTTTATATAGCTCAACCACCTTTATATAGAGTAGCTAAAGGAAAGAAGGAATACTACGCATATTCAGATGATGAATTAGATGTATTGCTTACTGAAATAGGTGGGAAAGACAGTAATGTAGATATACAAAGATATAAAGGACTTGGAGAAATGGATTCGGAACAACTTTGGGATACTACAATGAATCCTGAAACAAGGACACTTATTCAAGTAAATGTAGAGGACACTATGGCTGCTGATGAAATCTTTACTATACTTATGGGTGACAAGGTAGAACCTCGTAGAAATTTTATACAAGAAAATGCTAAAAAAGTTGTAAACTTAGATATATAAGTAGAGAGGTGTAATTGATGTTTGATGAAGGAAAAATTTTACCAGTAGACATAAGCCGTGAAATGAAGAAAAGTTATATAGACTATGCTATGAGTGTTATTGTAAGTCGTGCACTTCCAGATGTACGTGATGGATTAAAGCCAGTTCACAGAAGAATACTGTACTCTATGTACGAGTTAGGACTTACCCCTGAAAAAGGCTATAGGAAGTGTGCAAGAATTGTAGGAGATGTTTTAGGTAAATATCATCCACATGGAGATACAGCAGTTTATGATGCTCTAGTTAGATTGGCACAAGACTTCTCTATCAGATATACTCTAGTTGATGGTCATGGAAATTTTGGTTCAGTAGATGGAGATAGTGCTGCAGCTATGAGATATACCGAAGCTAAAATGAATAAGATAACACTTGAAATGTTAAGGGGAATAAATAAAAATACAGTAGATTTCGTTCCAAACTTTGATGGTGAGGAAAAAGAACCTTCAGTTTTACCTTCAAGGTTCCCTAATTTGCTTGTAAATGGTTCTGCTGGAATAGCTGTAGGTATGGCTACGAATATACCACCTCATAATCTTACTGAAGTTATAAATGGTGTCATAATGATAATAGACAATCCAGACATAACAATTAGTGAGCTTATGACATCTATAAAAGGTCCTGATTTCCCAACTGCAGGAATAATAATTGGCACATCAGGCATAAGAAGTGCCTATGAAACTGGAAGAGGAAAAATATTAGTAAGGGCTAAAGCTGAAATTGAAGAAGTTAAAGGTAGAAACAGGATAATAATAACTGAAATTCCATATCAAGTTAATAAATCAAAGCTTATAGAAAATATGGCCGACCTTGTTAAGAATAAAAAAATAGATGGAATATCTGATATTAGGGATGAATCAGATAGAGATGGAATGAGAATAGTTATAGAATTGAAAAGAGATGCAAATCCTAATGTAACTCTTAATCAGCTATACAAACATACAAGGATGCAGGATACTTTTGGAATTATAATGCTTTCTCTTGTAAATAATGAACCAAAAGTATTGAATTTAAAGCAAATGCTTGTATATTATTTAAGATTTCAAGAAGAAATTATAACAAGAAGAACTAAATTTGATTTAGATAAGGCTCAGGCTAGAGCGCATATTCTAGAAGGATTAAAAATAGCATTAGATCATATAGATGCGGTAATACACCTAATAAGATCATCTAAAACTGCAGAGAATGCAAGGAATGGGTTAATGTCTGAATTTAGTCTTTCAGAAAAACAGGCTCAAGCTATCTTGGATATGAGACTTCAAAGACTTACAGGTCTTGAAAGAGAAAAAATTGAAAATGAATATAATGAATTGATGGAAACAATAAAACATCTCAAGGAAATACTAGAAAATAAAGAATTGCTGCTTAAGATAATTAAAGATGAATTAATTGAGATAAGAGATAAATATGGTGATGAAAGAAAAACTGAAATACAGATAAGTAATGATGATATAAATATTGAAGATCTTATTGAAGAGCAGGAAGTAGTAATAACTCTAACTCATTCAGGATATATAAAAAGAATTTCTGCTGATACCTATTCTTCCCAAAGAAGAGGGGGAAAGGGAATACAAGCAATGTCTACAAAAGAGGATGACTTTGTAGAGCACATATTTATTACATCAACCCATAATAATATCTTATTTTTCACTAATAAAGGTAAAGTGTATAAATTAAAGGGTTATGAAATCCCGGATGCTGGTAGAACAGCTAAAGGAACAAATTTAGTTAATTTAATACCTCTACAGGGAGACGAACAAATTCAAGCAGTTATATCCTTTAAGGAAGTTGATAAGGACAATTATTTTATCATGGCTACTAGATGTGGATTGATAAAGAAGACTAAGATAAGTCAATATGCTTCTATAAGAAAAAATGGATTAAATGCTATAAATTTAAAAGATGAAGATGAACTTATAGGAGTTAGAATGACTACAGGTAAGAGTGAAATTCTTATTTTCACTAAAAATGGATATGCTATAAGATTCAGTGAAGATGATGTAAGACCTACGGGAAGAAATACTATGGGAGTAAGAGCTATAACTTTAAGAACTGGTGATATAGCTGTAGCTATGGATATTGTAGATAAGTCTCAAGATGTTCTTGTAATTAGTGAGAATGGATTTGGTAAAAGAACTCCAGTATCCGAATACACTATTCATAGAAGAGGTGGAAAAGGAATTATCACTTATAAAGTTACAGAGAAGACCGGTTTAATAGTTGGTGCTAGAGTTGTAAAAGATGAGGATGAAATGATGCTCATAAATAGCAGTAATGTAGCTATAAGGCTCAATGTATCTGAGATTTCTGTTACAAATAGAAATACTATGGGAGTTACTCTTATGAGAACAGATGAAGAACAAATGGTTGTTGCAATTGCTAAGATAAATTGCAGTGATGATACAAGTGATAATACAAGTAATGATACAAGTGATAATATAGATGATAAAAAAGTAGAAGAATAATAAGTGCATTTAGATTAAGTAGAGTAAATACTATTTAATTTTATATGTGTGACATATAAAACATGTTAAATATTTTATATAAAATAAATACTAGTGTTCTAATCAAAACACTAGTATTTATTTTGTTATATTAAAAAAACAACATAACCTAGTGTGTCAGTATAAGAATATTTAAGGAATAAGTATTATAGTGTATGTATTATAAGATAGTTTTACATAATGGTGATATTTTTGAATTATATATATAGGTAATGTGTTAGAATAGCAACTGTCGTCATCAAGTGAAGACATTAATTTGAGAATATCAATTGTAATGTCTCATGCAATTCAAAATTAAGTTTTGAAAAAAGATGTTGACAAAATAAGAAATAGGTGATATACTATAAAAGCTGTCAAAGTGAGACAGCAAAATGATCCTTGAAAATTAAACAGAGGAAGATATAAGTACAACTTATTTAGAATAAACCAGCAATTCTTTTGAGCTGCGAGAGCAGCTAAAAAAGTAATTTCGTAATAAGAAGAGTCAATACAAACTTTTAAATTAAGAGTTTGATCCTGGCTCAGGACGAACGCTGGCGGCGTGCTTAACACATGCAAGTCGAGCGATGAAGCTCCTTCGGGAGTGGATTAGCGGCGGACGGGTGAGTAACACGTGGGTAACCTACCTCAAAGAGGGGGATAGCCTCCCGAAAGGGAGATTAATACCGCATAATAATCAATTTTCACATGAAAACTGATTTAAAGGAGTAATCCGCTTTGAGATGGACCCGCGGCGCATTAGCTAGTTGGTAGGGTAACGGCCTACCAAGGCGACGATGCGTAGCCGACCTGAGAGGGTGATCGGCCACATTGGAACTGAGAGACGGTCCAGACTCCTACGGGAGGCAGCAGTGGGGAATATTGCACAATGGGCGAAAGCCTGATGCAGCAACGCCGCGTGAGTGAAGAAGGTTTTCGGATTGTAAAGCTCTGTCTTTGGGGACGATAATGACGGTACCCAAGGAGGAAGCCACGGCTAACTACGTGCCAGCAGCCGCGGTAATACGTAGGTGGCGAGCGTTGTCCGGAATTACTGGGCGTAAAGAGTGCGTAGGCGGATATTTAAGTGAGATGTGAAATACCCGGGCTTAACCCGGGCACTGCATTTCAAACTGGGTATCTGGAGTGCGGGAGAGGAGAATGGAATTCCTAGTGTAGCGGTGAAATGCGTAGAGATTAGGAAGAACACCAGTGGCGAAGGCGATTCTCTGGACCGTAACTGACGCTGAGGCACGAAAGCGTGGGTAGCAAACAGGATTAGATACCCTGGTAGTCCACGCCGTAAACGATGAGTACTAGGTGTAGGAGGTATCGACCCCTTCTGTGCCGCAGTAAACACAATAAGTACTCCGCCTGGGAAGTACGATCGCAAGATTAAAACTCAAAGGAATTGACGGGGGCCCGCACAAGCAGCGGAGCATGTGGTTTAATTCGAAGCAACGCGAAGAACCTTACCTGGACTTGACATACCCTGAATATCTTAGAGATAAGAGAAGCCCTTCGGGGCAGGGATACAGGTGGTGCATGGTTGTCGTCAGCTCGTGTCGTGAGATGTTAGGTTAAGTCCTGCAACGAGCGCAACCCCTGTTGTTAGTTGCTAACATTTAGTTGAGCACTCTAGCAAGACTGCCGCGGTTAACGCGGAGGAAGGTGGGGATGACGTCAAATCATCATGCCCCTTATGTCCAGGGCAACACACGTGCTACAATGGGCAGTACAGAGAGAAGCAAGACCGCAAGGTGGAGCAAACCTCAAAAACTGCCCCCAGTTCGGATTGCAGGCTGAAACTCGCCTGCATGAAGTTGGAGTTGCTAGTAATCGCGAATCAGAATGTCGCGGTGAATACGTTCCCGGGCCTTGTACACACCGCCCGTCACACCATGAGAGCTGGCAACACCCGAAGTCCGTAGTCTAACTTAGGAGGACGCGGCCGAAGGTGGGGTTAGTAATTGGGGTGAAGTCGTAACAAGGTAGCCGTAGGAGAACCTGCGGCTGGATCACCTCCTTTCTAGGGAGTCGAAAGATAGAGTATAATCTATCTTATAAATTGATGGTTTAAGTAAGTTTACAATCTACTCTGTTTAATTTTGAAGGATCATAGATTCTTCTTTCATTTTACAACCAATTAGGAAAGTAAAATGAAAAATTGTCCTTTGAAAATTGCACAGTAAATAAGAAATTAAAAAATTGATAGTAACAAGCAGATCAAGGAAAAACATGAGCGAGGAACAGAGTTTACTTATGTAAATGAGTACCGCAGCGAATGATTTTGACGAAGATATGCAAAGTTAATAACAATTTTTAAAAGTAAAGCTAAGGTTATAATATAACCTTTGTAGAATAACTTTAGTATCATTCTAAACATTTAAGATGATACAGAGAAAATTGCAAATAGCAATTTTCGATAATGAAAGGTCAAGCTACAAAGGGCGCATGGAGGATGCCTTGGCACCAGGAGCCTAAGAAGGACGCGATAAGCTGCGAAAAGCTCTGGGTAGGCGCAAATAGCCAGAGAACCAGAGATATCCGAATGGGGAAACCCACCTAGCAAACACTAGGTACTGCAGACTGAATACATAGGTTTGTAGAGGCAAACCCGGGGAACTGAAACATCTAAGTACCCGGAGGAAGAGAAAGAAACATCGATTTTCTAAGTAGCGGCGAGCGAAAGGGAAAGAGCCCAAACCAGGAACTTGTTCCTGGGGTTGCGGATAGATTATAAATACTGTGAAGTGCTAATTGAAGAGAGCTGGAAGGCTCTGCCGGAGAAGGTAAAAGCCCTGTAAATGAAAGCAAAGAACAGTCAGATCTAATCCAGAGTACCACGAGACACGAGAAACCTTGTGGGAAACAGGGAGGACCACCTCCCAAGGCTAAATACTACCTGGTGACCGATAGAGAAGGAGTACCGTGAGGGAAAGGTGAAAAGAACCCCGGGAGGGGAGTGAAATAGAACCTGAAACCGTGTGTCCACAAACAGTCGAAGTACGTAAAGTACGACGGCGTGCTTTTTGTAGAACGAGCCAGCGAGTTACGATGTGCAGCAAGGTTAAGTACTTAAGGTACGGAGCCGGAGGGAAACCGAGTCTGAAAAGGGCGCGAAGTTGTATGTTGTAGACCCGAAACCGAGTGACCTATCCATGGCCAGGTTGAAGCGGAAGTAAAATTCCGTGGAGGACCGAACCACGTTGGTGTTGAAAAACCATGGGATGAGCTGTGGATAGCGGAGAAATTCCAATCGAACTCGGAGATAGCTGGTTCTCCTCGAAATAGCTTTAGGGCTAGCGTCGGAAATGAGTAATGGAGGTAGAGCACTGAATGGGGTAGGGGCTGACAACAGTTACTGAACCTTATCAAACTCCGAATGCCATATACTTGAATTCCGGCAGTCAGACTGCGAATGATAAGATCCGTGGTCAAAAGGGAAACAGCCCAGACCACCAGCTAAGGTCCCAAAGTGTAAGTTAAGTGGGAAAGGATGTGTGATTTCTAAGACAACTAGGATGTTGGCTCAGAAGCAGCCACTCATTTAAAGAGTGCGTAATAGCTCACTAGTCAAGAGATCATGCGCCGAAAATGTCCGGGGCTAAAACTTACCACCGAAGCTGTGGACTCGAAAGAGTGGTAGAGGAGCATCCTGTATGAGTAGAAGTCGTACCGGAAGGAACGGTGGATTGTACAGGAGAGAGAATGCTGGCATAAGTAGCGAGAAATAAGTGAGAATCTTATTGGTCGAAAACCTAAGGTTTCCTGGGGAAGGTTCGTCCGCCCAGGGTAAGTCGGGACCTAAGCCGAGGCCGAAAGGCGTAGGTGATGGACAATCGGTTGAAATTCCGATACCGCATAAAAGCGTTTGACAAAAGGGATGACGCAGGAGGATAAGGTGTGCATACAATTGGATGTATGTCTAAGCACCGAGTCAGGTATACCAGGAAAATCCGGTATATCAATGATGAGGTGTTATGGGGAACCCGTAAGGGGAAGTACCTGATTTCACGCTGCCAAGAAAAGTCTCTATGGAGTTTTTATGTGCCCGTACCGCAAACCGACACAGGTAGGTGAGGAGAGAATCCTAAGACCATCGGAAGAATTGTTGTTAAGGAACTAGGCAAATTAACCCCGTAACTTAGGGAGAAGGGGAGCCACGCAAGTGGCCGCAGAGAAAAGGCTCAAGCAACTGTTTATCAAAAACACAGGTTTCTGCTAAAGCGAAAGCTGAAGTATAGGAGCTGACGCCTGCCCGGTGCTGGAAGGTTAAGGGGAAGACTAAGCGTAAGCGAAGGTCAGAACTTAAGCCCCAGTAAACGGCGGCCGTAACTATAACGGTCCTAAGGTAGCGAAATTCCTTGTCGGGTAAGTTCCGACCCGCACGAATGGCGTAATGATTTGAGCACTGTCTCGACAACAAATCCGGCGAAATTGAAGTGCAAGTGAAGATGCTTGCTACCCGCGATTGGACGGAAAGACCCCGTAGAGCTTTACTGCAGTTTAGCACTGAATTTCGGTATTGTCTGTACAGGATAGGTGGGAGACTAGGAAGTAGTGGCGCCAGCCATTACAGAGTCGATGTTGGGATACCACCCTGACAGTACTGGGATTCTAACCGGGCTCCATG
The genomic region above belongs to Clostridium sp. AWRP and contains:
- the recF gene encoding DNA replication/repair protein RecF; protein product: MYIKYLKLINFRNYKELEVEFDKNLNVFIGDNAQGKTNILESIYYCSIGKSPRTNKDKELINWDGKYAYIKAGVYSSSHNLNDKKIEIKIFKEGKKGININSIRVNKLSELMGIFNVVMFSPEDLKIIKESPSFRRKFLDIELCKFSKRYYYNLVQYNKVLSERNLLLRKRSSSDRDILDIYDIQLSKYGAVIIDLRNKYINKLSKMGKIIHEDITSQTEKIEFKYVTSITDLDNIQNSLFKVLETNRQRDIEKGITLYGPHRDDFVTSINGINVRSFGSQGQQRTSVLTMKFASLEIIKEITGEYPVLLLDDVLSELDANRQKYILNSINEIQTFITGTGIGNIKKNVKKGNQIFIVKSGKMNRI
- the dnaN gene encoding DNA polymerase III subunit beta; its protein translation is MNFICTKTELQEAISIAQKAITGKSSMPILNGLLITTYKNQIKLTGSDIDLSIETKINAEINEEGSVVVDSRIFGEIIRKLPNDNINISTTENNSIEIICQKSKFNLIHMNAEDFPEIPNINENIIFLIPQKILKDMIKSTIFAAAQDETRPILTGILFEIKDKKLNLVALDGYRLALKSEYLNTENVINAVIPEKTLSEVSKILEDNDKNVNITFTPNHILFNLDNTKIISRLLEGEFIKYNSIIPDEFNLQVTAKREELLSCIERASLMAKDSNTNLIKLEIEENNMIITSNSQLGMVREELNILLQGDTLKIAFNSKYLIDVLKIMDEEEIIMKFSSSVSPCVIKNKDKDNCTYLVLPVRLLNN
- the gyrB gene encoding DNA topoisomerase (ATP-hydrolyzing) subunit B, with the translated sequence MQEKKQTYDENQIQVLEGLEAVRKRPGMYIGSTSSRGLHHLVYEIVDNSIDEALAGYCDKINVIIHKDNSITVTDNGRGMPVGMHHKMKKPTVEVIMTILHAGGKFGGGGYKVSGGLHGVGASVVNALSEICEVEVKRESHIWRQVFKRGKVASGLDIIGDSEEHGTKIHFKPDAEIFDEIEYDYDTLAQRLRELAFLNKGIKIRLEDERDDKEEIFHYEGGIKSFVSYLNRNKQPIHKEPIYVEGKKDDYSVEIAIQYNDGYTENIFAFANNIDTVEGGTHLAGFKSALTRVFNDYAKKFGILKENDKNLSGEDIREGLTAVISVKLVDPQFEGQTKTKLGNSEVRGIVDSIMGESLNNFLQENPQVAKMILDKSLMASRAREAARKARELTRRKSILENTSLPGKLADCSSKDPSECEIYLVEGDSAGGSAKQGRDRKFQAILPLRGKIMNVEKQRLDKILGYEEIRSMITAFGAGIGKDFDVNKIRYNKIIIMTDADVDGAHIRTLLLTFFFRYMKELVEKCHVYIAQPPLYRVAKGKKEYYAYSDDELDVLLTEIGGKDSNVDIQRYKGLGEMDSEQLWDTTMNPETRTLIQVNVEDTMAADEIFTILMGDKVEPRRNFIQENAKKVVNLDI
- a CDS encoding extracellular matrix/biofilm biosynthesis regulator RemA family protein, which codes for MFLHLGENIVVPIKDIIGIFDIETSTYNSDTTQFLRMAEEDGFVQKITKDKPKSFIIAEVNKKSRIYLSPISSSTLAKRSEILCYEL
- the dnaA gene encoding chromosomal replication initiator protein DnaA is translated as MNAHPKEIWEQSLNIINGEITEVSFNTWIKSITPVSIENDTFILSVPNDLTKGILTSKYKNLIANALKLITSKKYNIKFLIASESEEALTLDNSKKRHNKNSVLVNDEMSTMLNPKYTFDSFVIGNSNRFAHAASLAVAESPSKAYNPLFIYGGVGLGKTHLMHAIGHYILNNNSKSKVVYVSSEKFTNELINSIKDDKNVEFRNKYRNIDVLLIDDIQFIAGKERTQEEFFHTFNALYEANKQIILSSDRPPKEIPTLEDRLRSRFEWGLIADIQPPDFETRMAILKKKADVENLNIPNEVMVYIATQIKSNIRELEGALIRIVAFSSLTNKEISIDLAVEALKDIISSKQSKQVTIDLIQDVVANYYNLKVDDLKSARRTRNIAFPRQIAMYLCRKLTDMSLPKIGEEFGGRDHTTVIHAYEKISTNLKQDESLQNAIGDLTKRLNQN
- a CDS encoding RNA-binding S4 domain-containing protein, producing MNEIKISTDIIKLDSFLKWCGAVSQGSEAKIFIKNGMVKVNGEVEVRRGRKLSKGFTVEFQEKTYKII